In Alphaproteobacteria bacterium, one DNA window encodes the following:
- the ychF gene encoding redox-regulated ATPase YchF, with the protein MGFNCGIIGLPNVGKSTLFNALTRTMSAQAANYPFCTIEPNVGRVAVPDERIDRLAILANSVKTVPTQLEFVDIAGLVRGASKGEGLGNQFLGHIRQVDALVHVLRCFEGEVTHVEGSVDPLRDAATVETELMLADLDSLERRTDATVKKARAGDMESKAIAPVMEQALALLREGKPVRRLRTELSHEDAARLQTLQLLTAKPVLYACNVGESEAATGNALAAKVAAMAKSEGGAAVIISAAIESEIAQLAPEEQKDFLDTLSLDEPGLNRVIRAGYTLLDLITFFTVGPKETRAWTIPHGAKAPQAAGAIHTDFERGFIRAETIAYDDYVRLGGESACREAGKVRQEGKEYLVVDGDIMHFKFNV; encoded by the coding sequence ATGGGCTTTAACTGCGGCATCATCGGTTTGCCCAATGTCGGCAAATCCACCTTGTTCAACGCCCTCACGCGCACCATGTCGGCGCAGGCTGCGAATTATCCTTTTTGCACCATCGAGCCGAATGTGGGCCGCGTGGCGGTGCCGGATGAACGGATCGACCGATTGGCGATATTGGCCAACTCCGTCAAAACAGTGCCCACTCAGCTGGAATTTGTGGATATCGCCGGACTGGTGCGCGGGGCCAGCAAGGGCGAAGGATTGGGCAACCAATTTTTGGGGCATATCCGCCAAGTCGATGCCCTGGTGCATGTGCTGCGCTGCTTCGAGGGCGAGGTGACTCATGTGGAAGGCTCGGTGGATCCGTTGCGCGATGCCGCCACGGTTGAGACCGAGTTGATGCTGGCCGATCTCGATTCCTTAGAGCGTCGCACCGATGCGACCGTCAAGAAGGCTCGCGCCGGTGACATGGAGTCAAAGGCTATCGCCCCCGTGATGGAACAAGCCCTGGCCCTGCTGCGCGAGGGCAAACCCGTGCGCCGTTTGCGCACGGAACTATCCCATGAAGACGCGGCGCGTTTGCAAACTCTGCAATTATTGACGGCCAAGCCGGTCTTGTATGCGTGCAATGTCGGTGAAAGCGAGGCGGCCACCGGCAACGCGCTGGCGGCCAAGGTCGCTGCCATGGCAAAAAGCGAGGGCGGCGCGGCGGTGATTATCAGTGCCGCCATCGAGTCGGAAATCGCCCAGCTTGCGCCGGAAGAGCAGAAAGACTTTCTCGACACGCTAAGCCTGGACGAACCCGGCCTGAACCGAGTGATCCGCGCGGGATATACCCTGCTTGACCTGATCACCTTCTTTACCGTAGGTCCCAAAGAAACCCGCGCATGGACCATCCCTCACGGGGCTAAGGCTCCGCAAGCCGCTGGGGCCATCCACACCGATTTCGAACGCGGCTTTATCCGCGCCGAGACCATCGCTTATGACGATTACGTCCGCCTGGGCGGCGAGTCGGCTTGCCGCGAAGCCGGCAAGGTACGCCAGGAAGGCAAAGAATATCTGGTCGTGGACGGCGACATCATGCACTTTAAGTTCAACGTGTAA
- a CDS encoding aminoacyl-tRNA hydrolase, which produces MQGTHWILAGLGNPGPAYSGTRHNIGFLALDAVAQAYGFPAWKKSRDALIAEGSIGEHRLVLLKPQTFMNLSGQSVGPMLQACRAKPGQLIVFHDDLDLAFGKLRVKRGGGAGGHNGLRSIDQQIGTDYWRIRMGIGHPGEREDVTGHVLSRFGDDEQAPLSLWLSVVARELPLMLTGQNDTFASRVAIAMQDKAAPKNTEKASSHGL; this is translated from the coding sequence TTGCAAGGCACTCACTGGATATTGGCAGGGCTGGGGAATCCCGGCCCTGCCTATTCCGGCACACGCCACAATATCGGCTTTCTGGCCTTGGATGCGGTGGCGCAAGCTTATGGCTTCCCCGCTTGGAAAAAGAGTCGGGACGCTCTGATAGCCGAAGGAAGCATTGGGGAACACCGCCTTGTTCTGCTTAAGCCGCAAACATTCATGAATCTTTCCGGCCAATCCGTCGGCCCGATGCTGCAAGCCTGCCGGGCCAAGCCCGGCCAATTGATCGTGTTCCACGACGATCTGGACTTGGCCTTTGGCAAACTTCGCGTGAAACGCGGCGGCGGCGCGGGCGGACACAACGGCCTACGCTCCATCGACCAGCAAATCGGCACGGATTATTGGCGCATACGCATGGGGATAGGCCATCCGGGCGAGCGCGAAGACGTGACCGGCCATGTTCTCAGCCGCTTTGGCGATGACGAGCAAGCCCCCCTTAGCCTGTGGCTGTCTGTCGTGGCGCGAGAATTGCCCTTGATGCTGACAGGCCAGAACGACACCTTCGCCAGTCGCGTGGCTATTGCCATGCAAGACAAGGCGGCTCCCAAAAACACTGAAAAGGCTTCTTCCCATGGGCTTTAA
- a CDS encoding 50S ribosomal protein L25/general stress protein Ctc, whose amino-acid sequence MSQTTVALAAQRRDRAGKGAARTTRRANRVPAVIYGGGETPVMLSLDGFEVVKTIRRAGFFSHIIELDVDGTKHRVLPRDIQRDPVTDQPIHMDFLRVGKNTRVHTHVPMEFLNIETSPGIKRGGMLNIVLHEIDVMCSAENIPEKLVADIGSLDIGDTIHLSNVSMPKDVTPMIEMDTTIATIAAPSAQRSEEKSESGEGEGAAEGEKKAEGTPAAGGKTPASGDKGKAPAGGGDKGKKA is encoded by the coding sequence ATGAGCCAGACAACAGTTGCTCTCGCCGCGCAGCGGCGGGACCGAGCCGGCAAGGGGGCCGCTCGTACGACACGTCGCGCCAATCGTGTGCCGGCGGTCATTTATGGCGGCGGTGAAACGCCGGTGATGCTTTCCCTGGACGGCTTTGAAGTCGTCAAGACCATCCGTCGTGCCGGCTTCTTCAGCCATATCATTGAGCTGGACGTGGATGGCACGAAGCATCGCGTATTGCCGCGCGACATTCAGCGCGATCCGGTCACGGATCAGCCGATCCATATGGATTTCCTGCGCGTGGGCAAGAACACGCGCGTGCACACCCATGTGCCCATGGAATTCCTGAACATCGAGACCTCGCCAGGCATCAAGCGCGGCGGCATGCTGAACATCGTTCTGCATGAAATCGACGTGATGTGCTCGGCCGAGAACATCCCCGAAAAATTGGTGGCGGATATTGGCAGCTTGGACATTGGCGATACGATTCATTTGTCCAATGTCAGCATGCCCAAAGATGTCACGCCGATGATTGAGATGGATACCACCATCGCCACCATCGCCGCGCCATCTGCCCAACGTTCGGAAGAGAAGTCCGAATCGGGCGAAGGCGAAGGCGCTGCCGAAGGCGAGAAGAAAGCCGAAGGCACCCCTGCAGCTGGCGGCAAAACGCCTGCCAGCGGCGACAAGGGCAAGGCCCCTGCGGGCGGTGGCGACAAAGGCAAGAAGGCCTAA
- a CDS encoding Flp family type IVb pilin, with translation MYELLDFKALFKDEAAATSIEYALVAGMVSIAILGALSGLGTKIDQTFYQRLLSLFP, from the coding sequence ATGTACGAACTCCTAGACTTTAAAGCATTATTCAAAGATGAAGCCGCCGCGACATCCATCGAATACGCCTTGGTCGCGGGCATGGTTTCGATCGCCATTCTTGGCGCGCTAAGCGGTCTGGGCACGAAGATTGATCAGACCTTCTATCAGCGTTTGTTAAGCCTTTTCCCGTAA
- a CDS encoding Flp family type IVb pilin, whose translation MMKMLRDESGATAIEYGLIAALIAVAIVGVLTALGPKLSNTFSKVDAALP comes from the coding sequence ATGATGAAGATGCTAAGAGATGAATCGGGCGCCACCGCCATTGAATATGGCTTGATCGCTGCCCTGATTGCCGTTGCGATCGTCGGTGTGTTGACAGCCCTTGGTCCGAAACTGTCGAACACCTTTAGCAAGGTCGACGCCGCGCTTCCATAA
- a CDS encoding phosphoribosylformylglycinamidine cyclo-ligase: MAVESAAYAKLGVSTSKEAVHDVVDQNDQSIFPGAFCKAWPSLSGNLGTCMLDHVDGAGTKAALAWLVYLTQIQPHTSAQVRTELAKSIFAGLAQDALVMNTDDLLCVGALGPFHVMNVVDRNRISRADADPILAAIIGGYHDFAAHIHNVTKEICGYQDAIHLRIGSGETADVSDLTPSLLLNVAMVTEMDRRDFINASKVKPGHVIVGLASDGQAVWEDRPNSGVRANGLTLLRHRLLHSDYRAYPDTFEARLGEKAYAGPCHLADGIPELNGMTVQDALLSPTRTYLPLMALIFRECRSQLSAVIHNTGGGQTKGLGFGKGVHYVKDDVPVSPFSQFVQRETQLPDEDMYPSFNMGWGMEIVCDPKAVATITSLAHAVGIKTHTLGRVESLPNRHGRKLSITTPRGQVLSYEAG; encoded by the coding sequence ATGGCCGTCGAGTCCGCCGCTTACGCAAAACTTGGTGTGTCCACAAGCAAAGAAGCCGTGCATGACGTGGTTGATCAAAACGATCAGAGCATTTTCCCGGGGGCTTTTTGTAAGGCTTGGCCCAGCCTCAGCGGCAATCTAGGCACATGCATGCTCGATCACGTGGACGGGGCAGGGACCAAGGCCGCATTGGCGTGGCTGGTCTATCTGACACAGATTCAACCTCACACATCTGCCCAGGTGCGCACCGAATTGGCCAAAAGCATTTTTGCTGGCCTGGCGCAAGATGCCCTGGTGATGAATACGGATGACTTGCTTTGCGTCGGAGCGCTCGGCCCGTTTCATGTGATGAATGTGGTGGATCGCAATCGAATTTCGCGCGCCGATGCCGATCCTATTCTGGCGGCCATCATCGGCGGTTATCATGATTTCGCCGCGCATATCCATAACGTGACGAAAGAAATCTGTGGGTACCAAGACGCTATTCATCTTCGCATCGGATCTGGCGAGACCGCCGATGTCAGCGACCTAACGCCCAGCCTATTGCTAAATGTGGCCATGGTCACCGAGATGGATCGCCGTGATTTCATCAATGCCAGCAAAGTCAAACCCGGCCATGTCATTGTGGGATTGGCTTCGGACGGTCAGGCGGTTTGGGAAGATCGTCCCAATTCAGGCGTCCGCGCCAACGGGCTGACCTTGCTGCGCCATCGCCTGCTGCACTCCGATTATCGCGCTTATCCCGACACATTCGAGGCGCGTTTGGGCGAAAAAGCCTATGCCGGCCCGTGCCACCTGGCCGATGGAATTCCTGAACTGAATGGCATGACGGTTCAAGATGCATTGCTTTCCCCCACGCGCACCTATCTGCCATTGATGGCGCTGATATTCCGCGAGTGCCGCTCGCAGCTATCCGCCGTGATCCACAACACAGGCGGCGGTCAAACCAAAGGCCTGGGATTTGGCAAGGGCGTGCATTATGTCAAAGACGATGTGCCTGTCTCGCCCTTCTCCCAGTTCGTCCAGCGTGAGACCCAGTTGCCGGATGAGGATATGTATCCCTCCTTCAATATGGGCTGGGGCATGGAGATCGTCTGCGATCCCAAGGCCGTTGCCACGATCACTAGCCTGGCCCATGCTGTCGGTATCAAGACGCACACTCTGGGCCGAGTCGAATCTTTGCCAAATAGACATGGGCGGAAACTGTCTATCACCACGCCGCGCGGACAAGTGCTGAGCTATGAGGCTGGGTAG
- the apaG gene encoding Co2+/Mg2+ efflux protein ApaG — protein sequence MYQRTTRSISVSVQPIFLEDESEPDSNRYVWAYHIRIENKGRETVQLRQRYWKITDAHGHTAELRGAGVVGEQPVLNPGESFEYTSGTPLTTPTGIMLGSYEMSTQQGETFEVPIPPFSLDSPHHPMVRH from the coding sequence ATGTATCAACGCACCACGCGCAGTATCAGCGTCAGCGTCCAGCCGATTTTCTTGGAGGACGAGTCGGAGCCCGACAGCAATCGCTATGTCTGGGCTTACCATATCCGGATCGAGAATAAAGGCCGCGAGACGGTCCAGCTGCGCCAACGCTATTGGAAGATCACCGACGCGCATGGCCATACCGCCGAACTGCGCGGCGCGGGGGTCGTGGGTGAGCAACCCGTTTTGAACCCAGGCGAAAGCTTTGAATACACCAGCGGAACCCCATTGACGACGCCCACCGGAATCATGCTGGGCAGCTATGAGATGTCAACCCAGCAAGGGGAGACCTTCGAAGTCCCAATCCCGCCCTTTTCATTGGACAGTCCGCATCATCCGATGGTCAGGCATTAG
- a CDS encoding flagellar basal body L-ring protein FlgH yields MKPFSCRAVGTAALIAVLALPGCNAGSRFEEIGSAPKLAQIAPPPAQAQTVSLPMPTPMPDNRQPNSLWRAGSRAFFRDQRASRVGDILTININLDEKAKMSNKTKRGRDNSDSAGMPSLWGFESKLAKYFPDAVDPEKLVDLSSKTSNSGSGEIDRGETIQLRVAAMITQVLPNGNLVLQGKQQIVVNYEMRELTVAGVVRPEDISSANSVNYDQIAEARVSYGGRGQIIDVQQPRYGQQVLDVIMPF; encoded by the coding sequence ATGAAGCCTTTCTCGTGCCGCGCCGTGGGTACGGCTGCCTTGATTGCCGTCCTGGCCTTGCCCGGATGCAATGCCGGTTCGCGGTTCGAGGAGATCGGCTCCGCGCCAAAGCTGGCGCAGATCGCGCCTCCGCCCGCTCAGGCGCAAACGGTCAGCCTGCCCATGCCCACGCCGATGCCCGATAATCGTCAGCCCAATTCGTTGTGGCGGGCAGGCTCGCGCGCATTTTTCCGTGACCAGCGTGCCAGTAGGGTGGGGGATATCTTGACCATCAATATCAACTTGGATGAAAAGGCCAAGATGTCGAATAAGACCAAGCGTGGCCGCGACAATAGCGACAGCGCGGGCATGCCCAGCCTATGGGGCTTTGAAAGTAAGTTGGCCAAATATTTCCCCGATGCGGTGGACCCTGAAAAACTGGTGGATCTGAGCAGCAAAACCAGCAATTCCGGCTCGGGCGAAATTGATCGCGGCGAGACGATTCAATTGCGCGTGGCCGCGATGATTACCCAGGTCCTCCCGAATGGAAATCTGGTCCTACAAGGGAAACAACAAATCGTGGTGAACTACGAAATGCGTGAATTGACCGTGGCCGGCGTTGTGCGGCCCGAGGATATCAGCTCGGCCAATTCGGTGAATTACGACCAGATCGCCGAAGCCCGAGTCTCGTATGGTGGGCGTGGCCAGATCATCGACGTGCAACAACCGCGTTACGGTCAGCAGGTCTTGGACGTCATCATGCCGTTCTAA
- the flgA gene encoding flagellar basal body P-ring formation protein FlgA, translated as MAVLALVMFGAPQIATGADNRVSLDRAALVGLLTEALHDKVDGASWTVLPGQSTISLKLPADGHGMARVADITYEKSRNFFTASLTAGEDVVTVTGRVNTQISLPVPVRRIELGEVVRAVDLEDQLWPADRVSGDAIQDAGSLIGKEARRALLVGQPLRRADVQAERLVLRGKPVTVEVRSPVLHMSMQGRAQQDGAKGEVVRILNTQSNRTIEAVVIGSGLVEVNLPQESRQTAQIQQTQGDIP; from the coding sequence GGCCTTGGTCATGTTTGGCGCGCCGCAGATCGCAACGGGCGCTGATAACCGGGTCAGCCTGGATCGCGCCGCGTTGGTGGGCCTGTTGACGGAAGCCTTGCATGACAAAGTGGACGGCGCGTCCTGGACCGTCTTGCCCGGCCAAAGCACGATCAGTCTAAAGCTGCCTGCCGATGGGCATGGCATGGCGCGCGTTGCGGATATCACTTATGAGAAATCTCGCAATTTCTTCACTGCCAGCCTGACGGCGGGTGAGGATGTGGTGACGGTGACGGGTCGCGTGAACACGCAAATCAGCCTTCCCGTTCCTGTGCGCCGGATCGAATTGGGCGAGGTGGTGCGCGCCGTGGACCTTGAAGACCAGCTATGGCCCGCCGATCGCGTGTCGGGAGATGCCATCCAGGATGCCGGTTCGTTGATCGGTAAGGAGGCGCGCCGTGCCTTGTTGGTCGGTCAACCTCTGCGCCGCGCTGATGTGCAGGCCGAACGCCTGGTCTTGCGCGGCAAGCCGGTGACGGTGGAAGTGCGCTCCCCCGTTTTGCACATGTCGATGCAAGGCCGCGCGCAACAAGATGGCGCTAAGGGCGAGGTCGTACGCATCTTGAATACGCAAAGCAACCGCACCATCGAGGCCGTCGTGATAGGCAGCGGTTTGGTCGAGGTCAATCTGCCGCAAGAGAGCCGTCAAACTGCCCAGATTCAACAGACACAAGGGGATATTCCATGA